The genomic window ACTGGTTATTATTATGTATTTATCTTAGGTGCGCCGCAACTAGACCCGCCCCAAAAACATGCATATACTGGGCTAAAGTTTCAATTAGCAACCTTCAACTCCCAAGCGATGGGTGCAGTCCGTAACTACGGCGTGATTTTGCCCCCTGGTTATAACAAAAATCAGCAAAAGCGCTACCCCGTAATATTCTTACTACACGGTGGTCATGATGATGCCCGTGCTTACGCTGATAAATACGCAATCTTAGACATACTGCATAAGCTTTATCAAAATGGAAAATTACCACCATCGATTGTGATTACACCTGATGGTAATGATAATCGCGGTTCTAGTCCTTTGTATGATCCTGATTACTTTGATGGGCCGAATGGCAAAATAGGGACTTTGATTGGTTTAGAATTAGTACAAGTTGTTAAGTCGCGCTACCGCACTTTAGAAGAACCCCAGTTTTGGGCGTTGGGAGGTCTTTCTTCTGGGGGATGGGGGGCTTTTAATATCGGGTTACGCTATTTAAACAACTTCCACATTCTGTTTAGTCATAGCGGTTACTTTACTGATAATAGCGGTTCACAAAATAGTCCCCAACAAATCGTGCAACAGCTATCACCTGAAGATAGGAAGCGGTTGCGTGTTTATCTGGATGCAGGTCTGAACGATACTAATTTGCTGGCTTCTACCAAAGGCTTCAACGAAACCTTAAACAAATTAGGCATTGCTCACGTATTTTATGCGTTTCCAGGAGGTCATGGTTTGTCTGGTCCTGATATAGGCTGGAACTACTTCCACAAGCATCTTAAAGATTCGCTCTCCTATGTAGGGGAACAATTTAAAAAAGTTAAGAGTTAAGAGTTAAAATTTGAAAAATCAGGTTCTACCGCTCCGGTTGTGCTACGACATTAAAATTAAGGTGTTATGGAAAAAATTCAAAACGTCAAAACTTAATCTGTATAAGTAACACAGCCGATAAGACTAGTTTGTTTATTATTTTAGTCCCTAAAGAGAGTGGTAGAGCCAAAACTCCTAACTTCTAATTAATACTTTTAGACTAATGACCAATAATTTAAAAACTCAGATTGGACTTTGGAATGTAGCTTTCCTTACAGGTTTAGTCGGAGTAATAAATTTGTTATCAGCAGTGACACCTAACCTATATGGGCGAAATCACTGGTTGAAAGAATTTTTACCATTTGAAATTCGTGCCACTGGTCATGTATTTGCAGCGCTGACTGGGTTTGTTTTACTCACACTTGCTACTAACTTATTACGGCGAAAAAGAATAGCCTGGTTACTTACCATTGGTTTACTAGTGATTTCCATTTTCAGCCACTTGCTGAAGGGATTGGATTATGAAGAAAGTCTCCTCTCTGGAGTTTTGCTGCTGCAATTAATCTGGATGCGCCATTTTTTCACAGCAAAATCAGACCGTCCTTCAATCGCACGGGGAGTTCGAGTGCTAATAGGCGCTTTATTATTTACCCTGGCATACGGTACTGTTGGATTTTACTTGTTAGATGGCAAATTTTCAGAGAACTTTAATTGGCGTGAAGCTGTACTTCAGACTTTAGCGATGTTCTTCACCGAGGATAATTGGGGACTGCAACCAAAGGGCCGATTTGGAGAATTTTTTGCTAATTCTATCTATATTATTGCTGCGGTTACTATTACATATGCAATATTAATGCTGTTGCAACCTGTGTTTTGGCGGAATCTAGCAACCCCAAAGGAACAGCAAAAGGCAAAAGAAATTGTCGAGCAATATGGCCGTTCTTCTTTAGCAGCATTGACCCTATTAAATGATAAAAGTTATTATTTTAGTCCTACTGGTAACAGTGTAATTGCTTATGTTCCCAAAGGACGGGGTGCGATCGCCTTAGGAGATCCCATAGGCCCGATTGAAGACCGCAAAGAGACAATTATTGCTTTCTGGCAGTTTTGCCAGCGCAACGATTGG from Nostoc sp. UHCC 0926 includes these protein-coding regions:
- a CDS encoding phosphatidylglycerol lysyltransferase domain-containing protein produces the protein MTNNLKTQIGLWNVAFLTGLVGVINLLSAVTPNLYGRNHWLKEFLPFEIRATGHVFAALTGFVLLTLATNLLRRKRIAWLLTIGLLVISIFSHLLKGLDYEESLLSGVLLLQLIWMRHFFTAKSDRPSIARGVRVLIGALLFTLAYGTVGFYLLDGKFSENFNWREAVLQTLAMFFTEDNWGLQPKGRFGEFFANSIYIIAAVTITYAILMLLQPVFWRNLATPKEQQKAKEIVEQYGRSSLAALTLLNDKSYYFSPTGNSVIAYVPKGRGAIALGDPIGPIEDRKETIIAFWQFCQRNDWYPGFYQTLPDDIQLYKSLGFKVLKIGEEAIVDLKTFTLQGKAGKNFRPSINRLTKLGYQIDFHQPPITNDLLHRLKPVSDEWLKMVQGSEKHFSLGWFDEAYLRECEIAVMYNPEGQISAFANIVREYQLNEATIDMMRHRPSIENGTMDFLFISLLQHFKECGYDSFNFGLSAFAGVGDNPESRRLEKVLRYLYQHLSRFYNFKGLHSYKDKFRPDWEPRYLVYPSLATLPDVVVALIRADSGDRLFDYFKPGA
- a CDS encoding alpha/beta hydrolase, giving the protein MKISKFLISLAGAIAILTITGYYYVFILGAPQLDPPQKHAYTGLKFQLATFNSQAMGAVRNYGVILPPGYNKNQQKRYPVIFLLHGGHDDARAYADKYAILDILHKLYQNGKLPPSIVITPDGNDNRGSSPLYDPDYFDGPNGKIGTLIGLELVQVVKSRYRTLEEPQFWALGGLSSGGWGAFNIGLRYLNNFHILFSHSGYFTDNSGSQNSPQQIVQQLSPEDRKRLRVYLDAGLNDTNLLASTKGFNETLNKLGIAHVFYAFPGGHGLSGPDIGWNYFHKHLKDSLSYVGEQFKKVKS